TTTGTGCAATTTCTTATCGCCAAATACATTTTCTATTTCATTTAGGTAATGTCTTTCTTGAGCTTTCTTTTCTTTCATAAATTCATCTTGAACATTTTCTGGTAATATTCTATTTATTATAAGTTCTTGTACAGGTATTTCATACTTTTCAAGCGCACTTATAGCTTTCTTAGTCTCTTCTATTGGCAGTTTTTCTGCATTCAATACAAATATAAAATTCAGTTGCCTATTATCTATCATAATATGTCTTGCTTTTTCCATATTTTTCTTTCGTCTCATCAAAATTTTTACAATAGGATCATTTAATATAGCTTCTTCATCTTTAATCTTTCGCTTAGCCATCTGCGATATAGCAAGCGCTTTTCTCCTCTTTGCTATGAGCGTCTCAATCCAGCCTTCTAAAAGCTCTGGTAATGACAATAGTCTTATCGTATGACCAGTTGGTGCCGTATCAAATATAATTCTATCGTATTTTGAAGAATAGTCATTTATTATTTCTATCATTTTGTCAAACATAGCAGATTCATGCGAACCCGGTGATACAGCTGCTGCATCTAATTGCTTATTAATTTCTTCCAAAACAATTGGACTAAGTATGGTTCCTAAATTGCCTCTGATACCATTTATATATTTTTGGCTTTCATATGCTGAATCTATTTCTAACCCATCTAAATTATTTCTTATTTCAATTACATTTCTTCCTATTTTCATTTCAAAAACATCCGCTATAGAATGGGCAGGGTCTGTCGAAACTAAAAGTGTTTTCAGCCCGCTTTCAGCACTTTTTATTGCATATGCAGATGAACAAGTTGTCTTCCCAACCCCACCTTTGCCTCCAAAAAATATAATATTTGCCATTTTAATCACTCCTATGCATCGAAATCATAATCTGAACCTTTTTCTTCCCACATGCTCTTTCTATCTCCCATCCTACGAAGCCATGGTTCCATGTCTTCCGCAAGATATGGTAATAACTCTAAAGTATAGTAATTAAGTGGCAATGGAAGACCCAATAAATCAGCAAAGCAAAGCAACATGAAATAATCCATTTCATAACTAGCTTCTTTCTCAAGCATGCCTCTAGATTTTCTATCAAAATCTGTTGCTCCTTTGAAAAACAATCCTATATCTTTTATAAATTCCTTTATGTTGTAATTATCGCCCATCTATATCACCTCTTTTTATAGATAATTTCACTTTTAATTATACGCTCTCTATCTTCCTTTCACAAGTAAGCTGCTCACTACTCAATTTCTCTAGATTTTGAAATCAAATTTGATAAAGAATGGATATAATAAAAAAATAGAGAGAATTGATATAATTCTCTCTATTTTATAACTAGCATTATTTTACTATTATAATTATTTATCAGTAAATGCTTTTTTTGCTTCCACGATTAATACTATAGCTAATCCAAACAATACTGCTGCAAAACCAGCTAATACAAAAGATTTTTTGTCACCCCAAATATTGTTTGCAAATAGCAATACAAGCGCACTAAGTGTTACGGCAAACATAAATACAGTTGGGTATAATGCCATAGAATATTTTTTGCCCGATTTTTTTAGCCAAGCTGCAAGTGCTAATAACGCAATTGCTGCAAGTAATTGGTTTGCAGAACCAAATACTGGCCAAATAGTTGTCCAACCTTTAAATGCCAATACTCCACCTAACGCAACTGTAATTCCAGTTGATACATATCTATTTGTAAGAGGATTTGGAGCTGATGCATCTTTTGATTCAAAAAATTCTTGGAATATGAATCTTGCAAGACGAGTAGCAGTATCTAGTGATGTAAGTGCAAATGCTGAAATAGCAAGTGCAGTAAAAGTGCTACCTACGCTAAATGGCAATCCAAAACCATTTTCCATAAAATGTCCTAATCCACTTGCAAATACATTTATTGGTCCACCATTTCCTAACGTTTCTGCTAAACCATCTTTAGTCAAGTATGCTGCAGTTATAATTGCTATAACTGCAAGTACACCTTCTATAAGCATAGAACCATAACCAACTAATTGAATATCTTTTTCTGAATCCAATTGTTTTGATGTAGTTCCTGATCCAACTAATGAGTGGAAACCAGATATAGCACCACAAGCAACTGTTACAAATAACATTGGGAATAAATACTTAGCAGAAACCCCTGTTCCTAATTTAAAAGAAGTCACTGATGCAAGTTCCAATGTTGGTCTAAATAATACGATTCCAACTACACCACCGATAAGCATTGCATAAAGCAAGAATGAGTTCAAGTAATCTCTAGGTTGTAATAAAATCCAAACCGGTGTAATAGATGCAACAAAAATATATCCAAGTAAAAATATCATCCAAAATTCTTTTGACATTACCAATGGGAATTTAATTCCCAACCATATACAAATAAATAATAAAGCTACCCCAATAACACTACTAATTCCTAAGCCAGCCCCACGTCTGTAAACAAGGAATCCAAATCCAATAGCTAATGCTATGAATAATAATGATGATGTAGCAGCTGATGGTGTTGCAACAAATGTATTTGCACATACATTTACAAATGCAGCTACAACAAGTATTAATGTAAGCCATGAGAACGCTGCAAATAATTTCTTTCCTTTTGTTCCCATAGTTTCTCCGATAACTTCCCCTAATGATTTACCATCATGACGTACAGATGCAAATAATGCTCCCATATCATGCACTCCACCAAAGAATACTGACCCTACCAATATCCACAAGAATACTGGTAACCACCCAAATATAGCAGCTCCAATCGGTCCTAATATTGGTCCAGCTCCTGCAATTGATGAAAAGTGATGGCCCAATAAAACTGGTGCCTTCGCTGGCATATAATCTACACCATCCTGTC
This sequence is a window from Tissierellales bacterium. Protein-coding genes within it:
- a CDS encoding carbon starvation protein A; protein product: MNALTLVLVSIVVFIVAYLTYGRWLSKQWGVDPKRPTPAHTRQDGVDYMPAKAPVLLGHHFSSIAGAGPILGPIGAAIFGWLPVFLWILVGSVFFGGVHDMGALFASVRHDGKSLGEVIGETMGTKGKKLFAAFSWLTLILVVAAFVNVCANTFVATPSAATSSLLFIALAIGFGFLVYRRGAGLGISSVIGVALLFICIWLGIKFPLVMSKEFWMIFLLGYIFVASITPVWILLQPRDYLNSFLLYAMLIGGVVGIVLFRPTLELASVTSFKLGTGVSAKYLFPMLFVTVACGAISGFHSLVGSGTTSKQLDSEKDIQLVGYGSMLIEGVLAVIAIITAAYLTKDGLAETLGNGGPINVFASGLGHFMENGFGLPFSVGSTFTALAISAFALTSLDTATRLARFIFQEFFESKDASAPNPLTNRYVSTGITVALGGVLAFKGWTTIWPVFGSANQLLAAIALLALAAWLKKSGKKYSMALYPTVFMFAVTLSALVLLFANNIWGDKKSFVLAGFAAVLFGLAIVLIVEAKKAFTDK
- a CDS encoding ArsA family ATPase, translating into MANIIFFGGKGGVGKTTCSSAYAIKSAESGLKTLLVSTDPAHSIADVFEMKIGRNVIEIRNNLDGLEIDSAYESQKYINGIRGNLGTILSPIVLEEINKQLDAAAVSPGSHESAMFDKMIEIINDYSSKYDRIIFDTAPTGHTIRLLSLPELLEGWIETLIAKRRKALAISQMAKRKIKDEEAILNDPIVKILMRRKKNMEKARHIMIDNRQLNFIFVLNAEKLPIEETKKAISALEKYEIPVQELIINRILPENVQDEFMKEKKAQERHYLNEIENVFGDKKLHKLPWRAKDVRAETIDELAKELSL